The following coding sequences lie in one Pseudomonas syringae CC1557 genomic window:
- a CDS encoding pyocin activator PrtN family protein codes for MNEILDQLRKEFATPCPSLSAVRERYFSHLSNDRNLLRKINAGRIDLKVNRTGGTRQGHPFVYLHDLANYLSGIVTSRAA; via the coding sequence ATGAACGAAATACTGGATCAACTTCGCAAAGAATTCGCCACGCCGTGCCCTTCGCTGAGCGCCGTCAGGGAGCGTTATTTTTCGCACCTGTCGAATGACCGAAACCTGCTGCGCAAGATCAATGCGGGCCGCATTGACTTGAAGGTCAACCGCACAGGCGGAACTCGGCAGGGCCACCCGTTTGTCTACCTGCACGACCTGGCCAATTACCTGAGCGGTATTGTGACCAGCAGGGCAGCGTGA
- a CDS encoding DUF1654 domain-containing protein, which translates to MLNQSPGNSQHDAYLALAQRIQDAIASDKAQIEHQVLLIREPGESVAHWEHIVDQISEAEGISVSRNPENGTAHVSWYIDSL; encoded by the coding sequence ATGCTTAATCAGTCCCCCGGCAACTCGCAACACGACGCTTACCTGGCTCTGGCGCAACGTATTCAAGACGCTATCGCCAGTGACAAGGCCCAGATCGAACATCAAGTGCTGCTGATCAGAGAGCCTGGCGAGTCAGTGGCCCATTGGGAGCATATCGTCGATCAGATTAGCGAAGCCGAGGGCATCAGCGTGAGCCGTAACCCTGAAAATGGCACTGCGCACGTGTCCTGGTACATCGACTCCCTGTAA
- a CDS encoding LexA family protein: METQEISQEEMAERMGVTPGAVGHWLNGKREPKIEVINRFLTELGLPILATSIPWHESTLDNVAPAVQPSRFYRYPVISWVEAGGWNEAVEPYPAGYSDTFEISDYKAKGRAFWLLVRGDSMTAPAGQSIPEGMLILVDTGLEPTPGKLVIAKLPESNEATFKKLVEDAGRYFLKPLNPAYPTLPVTEDCKLIGVIRQMTMRL, translated from the coding sequence ATGGAAACCCAGGAAATCAGCCAGGAAGAAATGGCTGAGCGTATGGGCGTTACACCCGGCGCGGTGGGGCATTGGCTGAACGGCAAGCGCGAGCCAAAGATCGAGGTGATCAATCGATTTTTGACCGAGCTGGGCCTGCCGATCCTCGCGACATCGATTCCATGGCACGAATCCACACTGGATAACGTGGCGCCTGCGGTGCAGCCCTCGCGTTTCTATCGCTATCCAGTCATCAGCTGGGTCGAAGCCGGAGGCTGGAACGAGGCCGTCGAGCCTTACCCTGCCGGTTACTCCGACACCTTCGAGATCAGCGACTATAAAGCCAAGGGCCGTGCCTTCTGGCTGTTGGTGCGTGGCGACTCGATGACTGCGCCTGCCGGACAGAGCATTCCCGAAGGCATGTTGATCCTGGTCGACACGGGGCTGGAGCCAACGCCCGGCAAGCTGGTCATCGCCAAGCTTCCCGAGAGCAACGAAGCTACGTTCAAGAAGCTCGTTGAAGACGCAGGACGCTACTTTCTCAAGCCGTTGAACCCCGCCTATCCGACATTGCCGGTCACCGAAGACTGCAAGCTGATCGGGGTCATCAGGCAAATGACGATGCGCCTCTGA
- a CDS encoding phage tail terminator protein — protein sequence MKITPIVAHLQATCPTFAGRISAGIDWAAVALGDQLAHPSAYVIASGDLATANDLQNVIRQNITDQIDIVVVLEGDDKRGQQASDQLHAVRAELWRALVGWNAGHDYDAMQYTGGALVQISGARVTYRFGFAAQFQLGRNTSDQPAETWHEAYLDGLPGFTGATIDMDCVDPADPNLKFPGPDGRLEAKFTAEVTP from the coding sequence ATGAAGATAACCCCGATAGTTGCCCATTTGCAGGCGACCTGCCCGACTTTTGCCGGTCGGATCAGCGCCGGCATCGACTGGGCTGCGGTTGCCCTTGGCGATCAGCTTGCGCACCCCTCGGCCTATGTCATCGCCAGTGGTGATCTGGCCACGGCCAATGATCTGCAGAACGTCATTCGCCAGAACATCACCGACCAGATCGACATCGTGGTGGTGCTGGAAGGCGACGACAAGCGCGGGCAGCAGGCCAGCGATCAACTGCATGCTGTTCGCGCCGAACTGTGGCGCGCACTGGTGGGCTGGAACGCTGGCCACGATTACGACGCAATGCAATACACAGGCGGTGCGCTGGTGCAGATCAGTGGCGCGCGCGTGACGTATCGCTTCGGCTTTGCCGCGCAGTTTCAGTTGGGTCGCAACACTTCGGATCAGCCCGCCGAAACCTGGCACGAAGCGTATCTGGACGGTTTGCCCGGTTTCACTGGCGCCACCATCGACATGGATTGCGTCGATCCCGCAGACCCGAATCTGAAATTCCCCGGCCCTGATGGCCGTCTCGAAGCGAAGTTCACAGCAGAGGTAACACCATGA
- a CDS encoding DUF2635 domain-containing protein has translation MNQRITVVPAEGRTVPDPEAGDLLPVEGRQVTFNAWWQRRQNDGDITVQTEQSPTTYQAFTA, from the coding sequence ATGAACCAACGCATCACCGTAGTACCGGCCGAAGGCCGCACTGTGCCGGACCCGGAGGCGGGCGATTTGCTGCCCGTCGAAGGTCGGCAGGTCACCTTCAATGCCTGGTGGCAGCGTCGTCAGAACGACGGCGATATCACCGTTCAAACCGAGCAATCCCCTACCACCTATCAGGCCTTCACAGCCTAA
- a CDS encoding phage tail sheath subtilisin-like domain-containing protein has translation MAISFNNIPSDVRVPLFYAEMDNSAANSASASMRRLIVAQVNDDVSGPELGSLVLVPSVALAKNIGGQGSMLAAMYETWRKADPTGEVWCLPLLNTEGVKAAATVTLTGASTEPGLLNLYVGGTRVQATVVNGATAAQAATALSVKINATPDLPITAAVDAGVLTLSCKWSGASGNDIQLEFNRQGKTNGEVIPAGLTAAVTAMTGGVGTPDQLKALAALGDEPFEFICMPWTDTSTLDAWKAAMDDSTGRWSWARQLYGHVYSAKRGTVGTLVAAGQLRNDQHITLQGVETGVPQPVWLQAAALAARTAVFISADASRPTQSGTMPGLDPAPASQRFTLTERESLLRYGIATAYYEGGYVRIQRSITTYQKNAYGQADNSYLDSETMHQSAFIIRRLQGIITSKYGRHKLASDGTRFGAGQPIITPSTIRGELIAQYARLEEEGHVENAEVFAQHLIVERDGNDPSRVNVMFPPDYINGLRVFALLNQFRLQYDEAA, from the coding sequence ATGGCTATCAGCTTTAACAACATTCCATCCGATGTTCGCGTGCCGCTGTTTTATGCGGAGATGGACAACTCGGCTGCCAACAGTGCGTCGGCGAGCATGCGTCGCCTGATCGTTGCGCAGGTCAACGACGATGTGTCCGGACCTGAACTCGGCTCCCTGGTGCTGGTGCCCAGCGTGGCACTGGCGAAAAACATTGGTGGGCAGGGCTCCATGCTGGCCGCTATGTATGAAACCTGGCGCAAGGCCGATCCGACCGGTGAAGTCTGGTGCTTGCCGCTGCTCAACACCGAAGGCGTCAAGGCCGCTGCAACCGTCACCCTGACGGGCGCCTCGACCGAGCCTGGCCTGCTGAATCTGTATGTTGGCGGTACCCGTGTGCAGGCGACTGTCGTCAACGGTGCAACCGCTGCGCAAGCCGCGACTGCGCTGTCGGTGAAGATCAACGCCACGCCTGACCTGCCGATCACTGCGGCTGTCGATGCCGGCGTGCTGACTCTTTCCTGCAAATGGAGCGGGGCAAGCGGCAATGACATCCAGCTGGAATTCAATCGCCAAGGCAAGACCAATGGCGAAGTCATTCCTGCTGGCCTGACGGCGGCAGTCACGGCCATGACTGGTGGCGTGGGTACGCCTGATCAGCTCAAGGCACTGGCTGCACTTGGCGACGAACCGTTCGAGTTCATCTGCATGCCCTGGACCGACACCTCCACACTGGATGCCTGGAAAGCGGCAATGGACGACAGCACCGGTCGCTGGAGCTGGGCCCGTCAGTTGTACGGCCATGTGTACAGCGCCAAGCGCGGCACGGTCGGTACGCTTGTGGCCGCAGGTCAACTGCGTAACGATCAGCACATCACCCTTCAGGGCGTGGAAACCGGTGTTCCGCAGCCGGTCTGGCTGCAAGCCGCCGCACTGGCTGCGCGCACGGCGGTGTTCATTTCTGCCGACGCCAGCCGTCCGACCCAGAGCGGCACTATGCCTGGCCTGGACCCGGCGCCAGCCAGTCAGCGTTTCACGCTGACCGAGCGGGAGTCGCTGCTGCGTTACGGCATTGCCACGGCGTACTACGAAGGCGGTTATGTGCGCATCCAGCGCTCGATCACCACCTATCAGAAGAACGCTTACGGCCAGGCTGACAACTCCTATCTGGACAGCGAAACCATGCACCAGTCGGCGTTCATCATTCGTCGTCTGCAAGGGATCATCACCAGCAAGTACGGTCGTCACAAGCTGGCCAGCGATGGCACGCGTTTCGGTGCCGGTCAGCCGATCATCACGCCGAGCACCATTCGTGGCGAGTTGATTGCGCAGTACGCCCGCCTTGAAGAGGAAGGTCACGTGGAGAACGCTGAAGTGTTCGCCCAGCACCTGATCGTCGAGCGTGACGGCAATGATCCGAGCCGCGTGAACGTGATGTTCCCGCCTGATTACATCAACGGCCTGCGCGTGTTCGCGCTGCTCAACCAGTTCCGCTTGCAGTACGACGAAGCGGCATAA
- a CDS encoding phage tail tube protein encodes MGQKVAGTCYIKVDGTQLTISGGGEAPLMNIKRDTVVPGYYKEVDKAAWLKLTAVHTADLPLKLLTTGVDMTITCEFKNGKTYVLSGAYLVDEPISKADDGTIELKFDGNQGSWQ; translated from the coding sequence ATGGGTCAGAAAGTTGCGGGTACCTGCTACATCAAAGTGGATGGCACCCAATTGACTATCAGCGGCGGCGGCGAAGCGCCTTTGATGAACATCAAGCGCGATACCGTCGTGCCGGGCTACTACAAGGAAGTCGACAAAGCCGCGTGGTTGAAACTCACCGCCGTTCATACCGCAGATCTGCCGCTCAAGCTGCTCACCACCGGTGTGGACATGACCATCACCTGTGAATTCAAGAACGGCAAGACCTACGTCCTGTCCGGCGCCTACCTGGTCGATGAGCCAATCAGCAAAGCTGACGACGGCACCATCGAGCTGAAATTCGACGGCAATCAGGGGAGCTGGCAATGA
- a CDS encoding phage tail assembly protein, whose amino-acid sequence MSEVIDLASPIEAHGETLSQVTFRRPTAQEARAIKALPYKIDKNEDVSLDLDVAAKYIAVCAGIPPSSVNQMDLCDINTLSWKVASFFMAAASATLKA is encoded by the coding sequence ATGAGTGAAGTCATCGACCTGGCGAGCCCGATCGAGGCGCATGGGGAAACCCTTTCGCAGGTGACGTTTCGACGTCCTACGGCGCAGGAAGCACGGGCCATCAAGGCCCTGCCGTACAAGATCGACAAGAACGAAGACGTGTCGCTGGATCTGGACGTGGCGGCGAAGTACATCGCCGTCTGCGCCGGCATCCCGCCATCGTCGGTCAATCAGATGGATCTGTGCGACATCAACACGTTGAGCTGGAAGGTCGCGAGTTTTTTCATGGCAGCGGCATCAGCGACCTTGAAGGCCTGA
- a CDS encoding phage tail tape measure protein, protein MADTIRTLITGVDQLSPTLATIRNNVDGFRTRLESSGLGDIDVAGVIKGNAFTEPLIAGVKAAIGFESSMAGVKRSVTFETPQQFQQMSSDVLDLSERLPESANGIAAIVAAGAKANVPREELTGFASDAVKMGVAFDQTAAESGDMMASWRSSFQMTQPQVAALSEKINVLGGNNLEKKIATMVTAMGPLGPVAGLASGQLAAMGATLASVDVPADVAASGMKRFMQSLTEGGAAKAGAFEALQLDVNQLTQGMQSDPSGTIEKVLTAVSSVDPGKQSEVITQLFGAESLGAITPLLANLDVLRSNLAKVGEGVQNSGSIEKEFADNSQTTATAIKEMTNRVDRLGINIGSMFLPAMNEAMAVIGPMISQVAALAAEHPGVIKGVVGAAIAFGVLQVAVMAATGAARVLSLVMGMSPLGLIVRGLALAAGFLIANWSTVAPYFQTIWEAIRGPVMALWDVLQAVFAWTPIGMIAANWQPLSEFFAALWDVIKALATPFFDFLQTLFAWSPLGMIVANWQPLSEYFAGLWETVKTEAQPFTDVLATLFSFSPLGMVIEKWAPIKTWFADLWADIKPFVEPIMSWFGGDTNKSLLQRATEKVNQFAEEQRERNAGPGGGTGAFLAADAVEASRSKQQQLNLATGVPPTSQLLGAPNLPAPGSLLLQQGTAGAGSRLEGELNIRFENAPAGMRPGPVQTNQPGLTISPNVGYRTLGAGAES, encoded by the coding sequence ATGGCAGACACTATCAGAACGCTGATTACCGGCGTCGACCAGCTGTCTCCAACGCTGGCAACTATCCGCAACAATGTTGATGGCTTCCGGACCAGGCTTGAAAGCTCAGGTCTGGGAGATATCGACGTTGCTGGTGTGATCAAGGGCAATGCTTTTACAGAGCCCTTGATTGCCGGGGTAAAGGCGGCGATCGGTTTCGAGAGCAGCATGGCCGGCGTGAAACGGTCAGTGACGTTTGAAACACCGCAGCAGTTCCAGCAGATGAGTTCCGACGTTCTGGACCTCAGTGAACGGCTGCCGGAAAGCGCCAATGGCATTGCGGCGATTGTCGCCGCCGGTGCCAAGGCCAATGTGCCGCGTGAAGAGCTGACTGGCTTTGCCAGTGATGCCGTGAAAATGGGTGTCGCATTCGATCAAACGGCGGCCGAGTCGGGCGACATGATGGCCTCGTGGCGATCTTCGTTCCAGATGACTCAACCGCAAGTCGCGGCGCTGTCCGAGAAGATCAACGTACTCGGCGGCAACAATCTGGAAAAGAAAATCGCCACCATGGTCACTGCCATGGGCCCGCTCGGGCCGGTGGCAGGCCTGGCTTCCGGGCAACTGGCGGCAATGGGCGCTACATTGGCCAGCGTCGACGTACCGGCCGATGTGGCCGCCAGCGGCATGAAGCGATTCATGCAGTCGTTGACCGAGGGCGGCGCAGCCAAAGCCGGGGCATTCGAGGCGTTGCAACTCGACGTCAATCAACTGACCCAAGGCATGCAAAGCGACCCGTCCGGGACCATTGAAAAGGTCCTGACGGCGGTCTCCAGTGTTGACCCCGGCAAACAGTCGGAGGTCATCACGCAACTGTTCGGCGCCGAATCGCTGGGTGCGATCACACCGCTGTTGGCCAACCTCGATGTGCTCAGGTCCAACCTGGCCAAGGTCGGGGAGGGCGTGCAGAACAGCGGTTCTATAGAGAAGGAGTTCGCGGACAACTCCCAGACCACGGCCACGGCCATCAAAGAGATGACCAACCGTGTCGATCGTCTGGGCATCAATATCGGCAGCATGTTTCTGCCGGCGATGAACGAAGCAATGGCCGTGATCGGGCCGATGATTTCTCAGGTCGCCGCACTGGCGGCCGAACACCCTGGCGTGATCAAGGGCGTCGTGGGCGCTGCGATTGCTTTCGGCGTATTGCAAGTCGCGGTGATGGCTGCAACGGGCGCGGCCCGGGTGTTGAGCCTGGTGATGGGCATGTCACCGCTGGGCCTTATTGTGCGTGGCCTGGCGCTGGCGGCAGGTTTTCTGATCGCCAACTGGTCGACCGTCGCACCTTACTTCCAGACGATCTGGGAGGCGATTCGTGGGCCGGTCATGGCGCTGTGGGACGTACTCCAGGCGGTATTCGCCTGGACGCCCATTGGCATGATCGCAGCCAACTGGCAGCCGCTGTCCGAGTTCTTTGCGGCGCTGTGGGACGTGATCAAAGCGCTGGCCACGCCGTTTTTCGATTTCCTGCAGACGCTGTTCGCGTGGTCGCCGCTGGGCATGATCGTGGCGAACTGGCAGCCGTTGTCCGAGTACTTCGCCGGCTTGTGGGAAACCGTCAAGACCGAGGCGCAGCCGTTTACCGATGTACTGGCAACGCTGTTCAGTTTTTCGCCGCTGGGCATGGTGATCGAGAAATGGGCGCCGATCAAAACCTGGTTCGCGGATTTGTGGGCGGACATCAAGCCGTTCGTCGAACCGATCATGAGCTGGTTTGGCGGTGACACTAATAAGTCGCTGCTGCAACGGGCGACCGAAAAGGTCAATCAGTTCGCTGAAGAGCAACGAGAGCGCAACGCCGGGCCTGGCGGCGGGACCGGAGCGTTTCTGGCGGCGGATGCGGTTGAGGCCAGCCGTTCTAAACAGCAACAGCTCAACCTGGCGACCGGTGTGCCGCCGACCAGTCAGTTGCTTGGCGCGCCGAACCTGCCTGCTCCCGGCAGCCTGTTGTTGCAACAGGGTACTGCGGGAGCGGGCTCGCGGCTTGAAGGCGAGCTCAACATTCGCTTTGAAAACGCGCCTGCGGGTATGCGTCCGGGCCCCGTACAAACCAACCAGCCGGGTTTGACGATATCGCCAAACGTCGGTTATCGAACCCTCGGCGCAGGAGCCGAATCATGA
- a CDS encoding DNA circularization protein, translating into MSTWRDSLLPASFRGIGFFIEKAVVPVGRKGQLHEFPQRDEPYFESLGKQSQVHTLTAFIVGRDCFEQRDKLLQALEEEGAGELVHPWLGRMQVQVGECSITHNLAEGGIVRLELKFYPANPLKFPVSTLNTRRLLLGASESLLDSALRRYRLVMATVDAVRINIQALRSALSGVFATIQRQFAPFMTIYSDVTALVHSLVNAPLTVSTLFTTFFASFDGDSRRSRRANGTSSSGGASTGKGSGSSNGSGSGSGSASGNSGSGTSTGSGSGSSAFTSTAARSSSNGGVSSVETVDYRSVISEATQQAEAVSSINLVNQSSGQDTGVTAQATANLVQDALLVKVARIVASMPVATTVTPLTVVPSLDQQITQALQRVDVPVADDVIELRDTLSSAIWEASLKADPEHYLALNALRQALVRHLNAVAASGVRLVDMKVSEPLPALVLAYRRFGDASRALEIVQRNRLAHPGFVPPGTLKIAQE; encoded by the coding sequence ATGAGTACATGGCGTGACAGCCTGCTGCCCGCGTCTTTCCGGGGCATCGGTTTTTTCATTGAAAAAGCCGTTGTTCCGGTGGGCCGCAAGGGGCAGTTGCATGAATTTCCACAACGCGACGAGCCGTACTTCGAGTCACTGGGCAAGCAGTCGCAAGTTCACACGCTGACGGCCTTTATTGTCGGTCGCGACTGTTTCGAACAGCGGGACAAGTTGCTGCAGGCGCTGGAAGAAGAAGGCGCTGGCGAACTGGTGCATCCGTGGCTGGGCCGCATGCAGGTTCAGGTTGGGGAATGCAGCATCACGCACAACCTGGCGGAAGGCGGGATTGTACGGCTGGAGCTGAAGTTCTACCCGGCCAACCCGCTCAAGTTTCCGGTGTCCACGCTCAACACCCGACGGCTGTTATTGGGGGCATCCGAGAGTCTGCTCGACTCGGCACTCAGGCGTTACCGCCTGGTGATGGCGACTGTGGATGCTGTGCGTATCAACATTCAGGCGCTGCGCAGTGCGTTGTCTGGCGTATTTGCCACTATCCAGCGGCAGTTTGCACCGTTCATGACGATCTATTCGGATGTCACCGCACTGGTGCATTCGCTGGTCAACGCGCCGCTGACCGTCAGCACGCTGTTTACCACTTTCTTCGCCAGTTTCGACGGCGACAGTCGCCGCTCAAGAAGAGCAAACGGCACCAGCAGTAGCGGCGGGGCCAGCACAGGAAAGGGTTCCGGCAGTTCGAACGGTAGCGGTTCAGGGAGTGGTTCTGCTAGCGGTAATAGTGGCAGCGGCACCTCAACCGGCTCGGGGTCGGGATCCAGCGCGTTTACCAGCACGGCAGCCCGGTCCAGCAGCAACGGTGGGGTGTCCTCTGTTGAAACGGTTGATTACCGGTCGGTCATTTCCGAAGCCACGCAACAGGCGGAGGCGGTGTCCAGTATCAATCTGGTCAATCAGAGCAGCGGGCAGGATACCGGCGTGACAGCTCAGGCCACTGCCAACCTGGTTCAGGATGCGCTGTTGGTCAAGGTGGCGAGAATCGTCGCGAGCATGCCGGTGGCAACGACGGTCACGCCGCTCACGGTGGTGCCTTCGCTGGATCAACAGATCACCCAAGCGCTGCAACGCGTAGACGTGCCGGTTGCCGATGATGTGATCGAACTGCGGGACACGCTGAGTTCAGCCATCTGGGAGGCGTCGCTGAAAGCCGACCCTGAGCATTACCTGGCGCTGAACGCATTGCGTCAGGCCTTGGTCCGCCATCTCAACGCGGTGGCGGCATCGGGTGTACGTCTAGTGGACATGAAGGTGTCCGAACCGCTGCCGGCGCTGGTGCTCGCCTATCGCCGATTCGGGGACGCCAGCCGGGCGCTGGAAATCGTCCAGCGCAACCGGCTTGCCCATCCGGGTTTCGTGCCACCCGGCACGCTGAAGATCGCTCAGGAGTGA
- a CDS encoding phage baseplate assembly protein codes for MIDPNVVTLTVDKHDYAGWKTVEISAGIERQARSFDVSITWQWPGTEVLHPITPGAACEVRIGGELILTGWVFAAPISYDGTQVTLKISGRSKTADLIDCSAINKPSQWKGVGVLKIVEALAAPYKLAVISEIPETSKMADHTIEPAETVFKSIDRLLTLFRIFSTDDEYGNVVLARPGSRGQTADALELGKNVLSAVIARDFSGLFSEYRVIGQQTGNDTTFGKESSEVSAKVTDTRYDDPAHEKRLRVLIVHEDAPITPKLALSRANWERGQRAGKALLTTYKVQGWRQSNGALWRHNTMVQVVDPVIGFTGRNMLISAVTYSLSDQGTTTTLVVGPPEGFQAEPGDPGRRSKVQVNQDAYSWLLPIDEETTA; via the coding sequence ATGATCGACCCTAACGTTGTCACCCTGACGGTGGACAAACATGACTATGCCGGTTGGAAAACGGTGGAAATCTCTGCCGGAATCGAGCGGCAGGCACGCAGCTTCGACGTGAGTATTACCTGGCAGTGGCCGGGCACTGAAGTGCTGCACCCGATCACGCCTGGGGCAGCCTGCGAAGTGCGTATCGGCGGCGAATTGATCCTGACCGGCTGGGTGTTTGCCGCCCCGATCAGCTATGACGGCACGCAGGTCACACTGAAGATTTCCGGTCGCTCGAAAACCGCCGACCTTATTGACTGCTCGGCCATCAACAAGCCGAGTCAGTGGAAAGGCGTCGGGGTGCTGAAGATCGTTGAGGCGCTGGCGGCGCCCTATAAGTTAGCGGTGATCAGCGAAATACCGGAAACCTCGAAAATGGCCGATCACACCATCGAGCCTGCCGAAACCGTGTTCAAGTCCATCGACCGGCTGTTGACCCTGTTCCGGATTTTTTCCACTGATGACGAGTACGGCAACGTAGTGCTGGCCAGGCCGGGCAGTCGAGGGCAGACCGCAGATGCGCTCGAACTCGGCAAGAACGTGTTGAGCGCTGTCATCGCGCGGGATTTTTCCGGGCTTTTCTCCGAGTACCGGGTCATTGGTCAACAGACCGGTAATGACACGACATTCGGTAAGGAGTCGTCGGAGGTCTCAGCCAAAGTCACTGATACCCGGTATGACGATCCCGCGCATGAAAAGCGCCTTCGCGTACTCATCGTTCATGAGGACGCCCCGATCACGCCCAAACTTGCCCTGAGTCGCGCCAATTGGGAGCGCGGTCAGCGGGCGGGCAAAGCGCTGCTCACCACTTATAAGGTACAGGGCTGGCGGCAGTCCAACGGTGCGCTATGGCGGCACAACACCATGGTGCAGGTGGTGGATCCGGTGATCGGTTTTACCGGCAGGAACATGCTGATTTCAGCCGTGACCTACTCGCTGAGTGATCAAGGTACGACCACCACCCTGGTGGTCGGTCCGCCTGAAGGTTTTCAGGCCGAGCCCGGTGACCCCGGCAGGCGCAGCAAGGTGCAGGTCAATCAGGATGCTTACTCCTGGTTGCTGCCTATCGACGAGGAAACAACCGCATGA
- a CDS encoding phage baseplate assembly protein V: MSLLNRMLVRGTVVLARASSKMQALQMRLTAGEVKDDMEHFEPYGFTSNPLAGAEGIAAFIGGDRSHGLLLVVADRRYRLKGLESGEVAIYTDEGDKVHLKRGKVIDIETGTLNIKAAVAVNFDTPQITQTGKIVSQGDQLAGGISQISHLHGNVQGGNGQSGPPVGGAG; the protein is encoded by the coding sequence ATGAGCTTACTCAACCGCATGCTGGTGCGCGGCACGGTGGTGCTCGCCAGGGCCAGCAGCAAAATGCAGGCGCTGCAAATGCGCCTCACCGCCGGGGAGGTCAAGGACGATATGGAACACTTCGAACCCTACGGCTTCACCAGCAACCCATTGGCTGGCGCCGAAGGCATCGCTGCCTTCATCGGCGGCGATCGTTCTCACGGTCTGTTGCTGGTGGTGGCCGACCGTCGCTATCGCCTTAAAGGGCTGGAATCGGGCGAGGTGGCGATCTACACCGACGAGGGTGACAAGGTCCACCTCAAGCGTGGCAAGGTCATCGACATCGAAACCGGCACCCTGAACATCAAGGCAGCAGTGGCCGTGAATTTCGACACGCCGCAGATCACCCAGACCGGAAAGATTGTCTCCCAGGGCGACCAGCTTGCCGGAGGCATCAGCCAGATCAGCCATCTGCACGGCAACGTGCAGGGCGGTAACGGCCAGAGCGGGCCGCCCGTTGGAGGTGCCGGATGA
- a CDS encoding phage GP46 family protein, with the protein MIIEGSLRASLLRSVVISLFTWRRAETDDPFDDDERFGWWGDTYPAQVNDRIGSRLWLLRRVRLTAQTQRDAEFYAREALGWLIDDGQVKHINILTEQVQSNRLNLGVELVVSDGQIVRFNPSEQWQVIYAV; encoded by the coding sequence ATGATCATTGAAGGCTCTTTGCGGGCTTCCTTGCTGCGCTCGGTGGTGATCAGTCTGTTCACTTGGCGCCGCGCCGAAACTGACGATCCGTTCGACGATGACGAACGCTTTGGCTGGTGGGGCGACACCTATCCGGCACAGGTCAATGACCGCATCGGCTCCAGGCTATGGCTGCTGCGTCGGGTCAGGCTGACCGCACAGACCCAGCGCGACGCCGAGTTCTACGCTCGCGAAGCGCTCGGCTGGCTGATCGACGATGGTCAGGTCAAGCACATCAACATCCTTACCGAACAGGTTCAGAGCAATCGCTTGAACCTGGGCGTCGAGCTGGTCGTTTCGGACGGCCAGATCGTGCGCTTCAACCCCTCAGAACAGTGGCAGGTGATTTATGCCGTTTGA